One segment of Triticum aestivum cultivar Chinese Spring chromosome 2A, IWGSC CS RefSeq v2.1, whole genome shotgun sequence DNA contains the following:
- the LOC123187872 gene encoding 15-cis-phytoene desaturase, chloroplastic/chromoplastic: MRVHAAHLLVPAPPTPRRHATLRFAVSAAATSVNVNQADAAGKQAVIVGGGLAGLAAATHLASLSVPFTLLEASDRVGGRVATDEVDGYLLDRGFQIFLTAYPECQRLLDFQALRLQPFFPGALVYIGAGEGGSPFHMLSDPFRFPIRSLSSVFSPVGTLPDKLLVGITRLRAAATPDDVILSSPETTTARHLEKLGFSPSIVERFLRPFLAGIFFDPALDTSSRLFELVFKRLALGDNALPEAGIGAIAAQLADRLPAGSVRLNARVAAIDPSSGVTLDTGETVSGKLGVIVAVEQPEAEKLLPQLPARPKNKKAAERSTVCLYFSADRAAVQEPVLLLNGSGKGVVNNMFFATNVAPSYAPAGKVLVSVSLVGSFADREDAELAGEVVRELGGWFGAGEVASWAHLRTYRIGFAQPDQTPPTEPAGRDPRAGDGVYVCGDHWCSATFDGAMVSGRRAAEALAKDGGLSQSLS; the protein is encoded by the coding sequence ATGCGCGTCCACGCCGCCCACCTCCTCGTACCCGCGCCTCCCACGCCCCGCCGCCATGCCACCCTCCGGTTCGCCGTCTCCGCCGCGGCGACATCGGTGAACGTGAACCAGGCCGACGCTGCTGGCAAGCAGGCCGTCATCGTCGGCGGCGGGCTCGCGGGCCTCGCGGCGGCCACGCACCTGGCCTCCCTCTCCGTGCCGTTCACGCTCCTGGAGGCCTCGGACCGCGTCGGCGGCCGCGTCGCCACCGACGAGGTCGACGGGTACCTGCTCGACCGGGGCTTCCAGATCTTCCTCACCGCGTACCCCGAGTGCCAGCGCCTCCTCGACTTCCAGGCGCTGCGCCTCCAGCCGTTCTTCCCCGGCGCGCTCGTCTACAtcggcgccggcgagggcgggtCGCCGTTCCACATGCTCTCCGACCCGTTCCGCTTCCCCATCCGCTCCCTCTCTTCGGTCTTCTCCCCCGTCGGCACCCTCCCCGACAAGCTCCTCGTCGGCATCACCCGGCTCCGCGCGGCCGCCACCCCGGACGACGTCATCCTCTCCTCGCCGGAGACGACCACCGCGAGGCACCTGGAGAAGCTCGGGTTCTCGCCGTCCATCGTGGAGCGGTTCCTGCGGCCGTTCCTCGCGGGGATATTCTTCGACCCGGCGCTCGACACGTCGTCCCGCCTCTTCGAGCTCGTGTTCAAGCGCCTCGCCCTTGGTGACAACGCCCTGCCGGAGGCCGGGATCGGCGCCATCGCAGCGCAGCTCGCGGACCGCCTCCCCGCGGGCTCCGTTCGCCTCAACGCCCGCGTCGCCGCCATCGACCCGTCGTCCGGCGTGACGCTCGACACCGGCGAGACCGTGTCCGGCAAGCTCGGCGTCATCGTCGCAGTCGAGCAGCCGGAAGCAGAGAAGCTCCTGCCGCAGCTACCTGCGAGACCCAAGAACAAGAAGGCGGCCGAGAGGAGCACCGTGTGCCTCTACTTCTCCGCGGACCGCGCCGCGGTGCAAGAACCCGTGCTGCTCCTCAACGGGTCGGGCAAGGGGGTCGTGAACAACATGTTCTTCGCGACCAACGTGGCGCCGTCGTACGCGCCGGCGGGGAAGGTGCTGGTGTCCGTGTCGCTCGTGGGCTCCTTCGCCGACCGGGAGGACGCGGAGCTGGCCGGCGAGGTTGTCCGGGAGCTCGGCGGGTGGTTCGGGGCGGGGGAGGTGGCGTCGTGGGCGCACCTGAGGACGTACCGCATCGGCTTCGCGCAGCCGGACCAGACGCCGCCCACGGAGCCAGCGGGGCGGGACCCCAGGGCCGGCGACGGCGTGTACGTGTGCGGCGACCACTGGTGCTCCGCCACGTTCGACGGCGCGATGGTGTCTGGGAGGAGGGCGGCCGAGGCCCTGGCCAAGGATGGGGGGCTGTCCCAATCCTTGAGCTGA